The following are encoded together in the Thermus neutrinimicus genome:
- a CDS encoding 4Fe-4S dicluster domain-containing protein, with protein sequence MGFLDNLLNAFLKATDPRPRYTETRCLLYKNSVGGCDRCYQACPKGAVRLESFRVELDEVLCTGCGLCTGVCPGVALEYPLGGIQEALIRGKGQIRCSKAEGKGEEVLCLGRLTPGLLAEAGSRFGRVVLARGECASCRIGGPFVPEHLEAMVEEAQRYHPVEVQVVQGELPGEKVGRRELFQALMGSAKRTAADLVPEPPLAAEPEEKGLPAELRLRLLAAGRASEVRWPRIRVEEGCTLCPVCTNVCPTEAVYRVREGEEYALRLKVEACTGCGACVESCPPQVIRLEAAGKEEILQELELYRGKPPWYDL encoded by the coding sequence ATGGGCTTTTTGGATAACCTTCTGAACGCCTTCCTCAAGGCCACGGACCCCAGGCCTAGGTACACGGAAACCCGTTGCCTCCTCTACAAGAACAGCGTGGGGGGGTGCGACCGTTGCTACCAGGCCTGTCCCAAGGGGGCGGTGCGCCTGGAAAGCTTCCGGGTGGAGCTGGACGAGGTGCTCTGCACCGGGTGTGGCCTGTGCACGGGGGTCTGCCCGGGGGTGGCCCTGGAGTATCCCTTGGGGGGTATCCAGGAGGCCTTGATCCGCGGCAAGGGGCAGATCCGTTGCTCCAAGGCGGAGGGCAAGGGGGAGGAGGTCTTGTGCCTGGGCCGCCTGACCCCAGGGCTTTTGGCGGAGGCGGGAAGCCGCTTTGGTAGGGTTGTTCTGGCCCGGGGGGAGTGCGCTAGCTGTAGGATCGGGGGGCCTTTCGTGCCCGAGCACTTGGAGGCGATGGTGGAGGAGGCCCAGCGCTACCACCCCGTGGAGGTGCAGGTGGTGCAGGGGGAGCTTCCCGGGGAGAAGGTGGGCCGTAGGGAGCTCTTCCAGGCCCTTATGGGAAGCGCCAAGCGCACCGCCGCCGACCTGGTGCCCGAGCCTCCCCTGGCCGCGGAACCGGAGGAGAAGGGCCTGCCGGCGGAGCTTCGCCTACGCCTTCTTGCCGCCGGGCGGGCTTCTGAGGTGCGCTGGCCCAGGATCCGGGTGGAGGAGGGGTGCACCCTTTGCCCGGTCTGCACCAACGTCTGCCCCACGGAGGCGGTCTATAGGGTGCGGGAGGGGGAGGAGTACGCCTTAAGGCTGAAGGTGGAAGCCTGCACGGGATGCGGGGCTTGTGTGGAAAGCTGCCCGCCCCAGGTGATCCGCCTCGAGGCGGCGGGTAAGGAGGAGATACTCCAGGAACTTGAGCTTTACCGGGGAAAGCCCCCCTGGTACGACCTATAG
- the mce gene encoding methylmalonyl-CoA epimerase: MRLHHVGIAVESLEEAKARYGLLGFGVVAEGEVASQGVRVAMLRGKGETLLELLAPLGPDTPVGRFLAKRGPGLHHLAFATSRIEEELARLKAAGARLIDEVPRPGFGGHRVAFLHPSFGLGVLWELVETEGA; the protein is encoded by the coding sequence ATGCGGCTGCACCACGTGGGCATTGCGGTGGAGAGCTTGGAGGAGGCCAAGGCCCGGTATGGGCTTTTGGGCTTCGGCGTGGTGGCGGAAGGGGAGGTGGCCTCCCAGGGGGTGCGGGTGGCCATGCTCCGGGGGAAGGGGGAGACCCTTTTGGAGCTCCTCGCCCCTTTGGGGCCGGATACCCCGGTGGGGCGCTTCCTGGCCAAGCGGGGCCCTGGGCTTCACCATCTGGCCTTCGCCACCTCCCGGATTGAGGAGGAGCTGGCCCGGCTGAAGGCGGCAGGGGCCAGGCTCATCGACGAGGTCCCCCGTCCGGGTTTTGGCGGGCACCGGGTGGCCTTCCTCCACCCCAGCTTTGGCCTTGGGGTGCTTTGGGAACTGGTGGAGACGGAGGGTGCGTAG
- a CDS encoding VanZ family protein, producing the protein MGLLWWLSDQPATGMGLPHPWDKGAHFAAYGLLGFLLGMALGDFRPAFFLAALYGVVDEAHQSLVPGREAFGWDLVADFLGAYLGARWGGRWGAPKAFPP; encoded by the coding sequence ATGGGGCTACTTTGGTGGCTTTCGGACCAGCCCGCCACCGGGATGGGCTTGCCCCATCCCTGGGACAAGGGGGCCCATTTCGCCGCCTATGGGCTTTTGGGCTTCCTCCTGGGGATGGCCCTTGGGGATTTCCGCCCCGCCTTTTTCCTGGCGGCCCTCTACGGGGTGGTGGACGAGGCGCACCAGAGCCTCGTCCCGGGGCGGGAGGCCTTCGGCTGGGACCTGGTGGCGGACTTCCTGGGGGCTTACCTGGGGGCTAGGTGGGGGGGTAGATGGGGAGCTCCAAAAGCCTTCCCCCCTTAG
- a CDS encoding SDR family oxidoreductase, translating to MLQGKAFLVTGAGGALARAVIPALHRAGARLFLSDPREERMAERARAYGARTFVADLTRLEEAEALARFVEREAPLFGVVHTVGGFAAGRFLDSDPGLYDWLLDLNLRTTFNLLRATLPYLETRGQGFFAAIAAGPAWTGIGPGKALYTMAKTALGSLVRSLQGEVQGVRFLLLYPMGTLDTEANRKAMPEADPSRWIAPELIAEAILLAASAKGGRLLELPIYPPT from the coding sequence ATGCTCCAGGGTAAAGCCTTCTTGGTCACGGGGGCTGGCGGAGCCTTGGCCCGGGCGGTGATCCCTGCCCTTCATCGGGCCGGGGCCCGGCTTTTCCTCTCCGACCCCCGGGAGGAACGCATGGCGGAACGGGCCCGGGCCTACGGGGCCAGGACCTTCGTGGCCGACCTCACCCGGCTCGAGGAGGCCGAGGCCTTGGCCCGCTTTGTGGAGCGGGAGGCGCCCCTTTTTGGGGTGGTGCACACCGTGGGGGGGTTTGCCGCCGGGCGCTTCCTGGACTCGGACCCTGGGCTTTACGACTGGCTTCTGGACCTGAACCTGCGCACCACCTTCAACCTCCTCAGGGCCACCCTGCCCTACCTAGAGACTCGAGGCCAAGGGTTTTTCGCCGCCATCGCCGCCGGACCCGCCTGGACGGGGATAGGCCCGGGAAAAGCCCTTTACACCATGGCCAAGACCGCCCTGGGCAGCCTGGTCCGCTCCCTCCAAGGGGAGGTGCAGGGGGTGCGCTTCCTTCTCCTCTACCCCATGGGCACCCTGGACACCGAGGCCAACCGGAAGGCCATGCCGGAGGCCGATCCCAGCCGCTGGATCGCCCCTGAGCTCATCGCCGAGGCCATCCTCCTGGCCGCCTCCGCTAAGGGGGGAAGGCTTTTGGAGCTCCCCATCTACCCCCCCACCTAG
- a CDS encoding LPS-assembly protein LptD has protein sequence MNRLGLGVILGVLFLFSQALAQEKVLRILEADKLELRQEEGEEVYVLTGNPVRLERDGEALEAGRATYFRTRKLLLLSEGVRYRDREGRLVEAEELQLDLSDESFDALQVRLEAKDLLLTGPLCQRVAGAILLERGYATPCAPCGQEVPDYAFRAQEIVLYPGDRVVARGVVVLVQEKPVLELPVLLLFLSERRPRWEVGQDEGGFYLKAALPYVAGFGLGFTLLSYYQGRGYGFGFDHQGTGEAKERYFFLHTPPDTFQYRGEYALKRRELSLSALVERDDTREKLTRFRLEALSPGSPTPQDWRYALRMEGFLDHDPATPPPRTLQRLPEVEAQSPVLREGPFGLQAGFILGRYLAETNPLNRSARALGPYAEAGRALLSHSESLSLSPWPGATLRAENRFRGFYYTTQNPDGEHERQVDWTTSASLRQSLGGFSVEVGYARSVQEGETPFRFDALPQRRSHQATLALGFQERPLSLSLKGGKDLEGGRYLPLEAQAALQDPGFSLSLYHKRGLEGEGPLETRLEGGLTPYPFSLRASLRFDHPKALFDPLLLQAGYALPGGSLNLAHRHDLNGKGALTTDLTYALREGVAAYTLRAQRDWQADTLALQGQAILGPESLSLRASLDPKALGYALDYRFGVAPGPLVDLELSGRYQEGFRATNLRLGLTQALPEVGFRLNANLHLPEVEDKDTYLKDATFSGGVELWGPRPADEAGEGAIPGLSLSGSLSYTRQPQRPEGYALSLRNFGPTFTFLGRENTKLHLAALLTQNLPGKPLKPRFILVLDRCCWAMRFTLDAAKGSVGLAFLYGGQAAGLLLSEEGVRQGGGP, from the coding sequence GTGAACCGGCTCGGGCTTGGCGTTATCCTCGGGGTGCTGTTCCTCTTCTCCCAGGCCCTGGCCCAGGAGAAGGTGTTGAGGATCCTGGAGGCGGACAAACTGGAGCTGAGGCAGGAAGAGGGGGAGGAGGTCTATGTGCTCACGGGCAACCCCGTGCGCCTGGAGCGGGATGGGGAGGCCCTGGAGGCGGGAAGGGCCACCTACTTCCGCACCCGGAAGCTCCTCCTCCTCTCGGAAGGGGTGCGCTACCGGGACCGGGAGGGAAGGCTTGTGGAGGCGGAGGAGCTCCAGCTAGACCTCTCTGACGAAAGCTTTGACGCCCTCCAGGTGCGCCTAGAAGCCAAGGACCTCCTGCTCACCGGCCCCCTGTGCCAGCGGGTGGCAGGGGCCATCCTCCTGGAACGGGGCTACGCCACCCCTTGCGCCCCTTGCGGTCAGGAGGTGCCCGACTACGCCTTCCGCGCCCAGGAGATCGTGCTGTATCCAGGGGACCGGGTGGTGGCCCGGGGGGTGGTGGTTTTGGTGCAGGAGAAGCCTGTTTTGGAGCTCCCCGTCCTCCTCCTATTCCTCTCCGAGCGCCGGCCCCGGTGGGAGGTGGGCCAGGACGAAGGGGGCTTTTACCTGAAGGCCGCCCTGCCCTACGTGGCCGGGTTCGGCCTGGGGTTCACCCTCCTTTCCTACTACCAGGGCCGGGGCTACGGCTTCGGCTTTGACCACCAGGGCACCGGGGAGGCCAAGGAGCGCTACTTTTTCCTCCACACTCCCCCGGACACCTTCCAGTACCGGGGGGAGTACGCCTTAAAGCGGCGGGAGCTTTCCCTCAGCGCCCTGGTGGAGCGGGACGATACCCGGGAAAAGCTGACCCGCTTCCGCCTCGAGGCCCTTTCCCCCGGCAGCCCCACGCCCCAGGACTGGCGCTACGCCTTGAGGATGGAGGGCTTCTTGGACCATGACCCCGCCACCCCGCCCCCCCGCACCCTCCAGCGCCTGCCCGAGGTGGAGGCCCAAAGCCCCGTGCTCCGGGAAGGCCCCTTTGGCCTGCAGGCCGGCTTCATCCTGGGCCGGTACCTGGCGGAGACCAACCCCCTAAACCGCTCCGCCCGGGCCCTCGGGCCCTATGCCGAGGCGGGAAGGGCCCTCCTTTCCCACAGCGAAAGCCTTTCCCTCTCCCCCTGGCCCGGGGCCACCCTCCGGGCAGAAAACCGTTTCCGGGGGTTTTACTACACCACGCAAAACCCCGATGGGGAGCACGAGCGCCAGGTGGACTGGACCACCTCCGCCAGCCTGCGGCAAAGCCTGGGCGGGTTCAGCGTGGAGGTGGGCTATGCCCGGAGCGTCCAAGAGGGGGAAACCCCCTTCCGCTTTGACGCCCTGCCGCAAAGGCGGAGCCACCAGGCCACCCTGGCCCTGGGGTTTCAGGAAAGACCCCTGAGCCTGAGCCTCAAAGGGGGCAAGGACCTGGAGGGAGGAAGGTACCTCCCCTTGGAGGCCCAGGCCGCCCTACAAGACCCAGGGTTTAGCCTGAGCCTTTACCACAAGCGGGGCCTGGAGGGGGAAGGCCCCTTGGAAACCCGCCTCGAGGGGGGCCTCACCCCCTACCCCTTCTCCCTCAGGGCCAGCCTCCGCTTTGACCATCCTAAGGCCCTCTTTGACCCCCTCCTCCTGCAGGCAGGCTACGCCCTCCCCGGGGGAAGCCTCAACCTCGCCCACCGCCACGACCTGAACGGCAAAGGGGCCCTCACCACCGATCTCACCTACGCCCTGCGGGAGGGAGTTGCCGCCTACACCCTTAGGGCCCAGCGGGACTGGCAGGCGGACACCCTAGCCCTGCAAGGCCAGGCCATCCTTGGCCCGGAAAGCCTCTCTCTACGGGCCAGCCTGGACCCCAAGGCCCTTGGTTATGCCCTGGACTACCGCTTCGGGGTCGCCCCAGGCCCCCTGGTGGACCTGGAGCTTTCCGGGCGGTACCAGGAGGGCTTCCGGGCCACCAACCTGCGCCTGGGCTTGACCCAGGCCCTTCCCGAGGTGGGCTTCCGCCTAAACGCCAACCTCCACCTGCCTGAGGTGGAGGACAAGGACACCTACTTAAAGGACGCCACCTTTAGCGGGGGAGTGGAGCTTTGGGGACCTCGCCCCGCGGACGAAGCGGGGGAAGGCGCCATCCCTGGGCTTTCCCTTTCGGGAAGCCTCAGCTATACGCGCCAACCCCAACGGCCCGAGGGCTACGCCCTATCCTTACGCAACTTCGGACCCACCTTCACCTTCTTGGGCCGGGAGAACACCAAGCTCCACCTGGCGGCCCTGCTCACGCAAAACCTTCCGGGAAAACCCCTAAAGCCCCGCTTCATCCTGGTCCTGGACCGGTGTTGCTGGGCCATGCGCTTCACCCTGGACGCCGCCAAGGGAAGCGTGGGCCTGGCCTTCCTCTACGGGGGGCAGGCGGCGGGGCTTCTCCTTTCCGAGGAGGGGGTGAGGCAGGGAGGCGGACCATGA
- a CDS encoding LptF/LptG family permease has product MKTLDRYLLREVLAHFGLGLAAIVLLFLAGAVYEVLAPLVAKGADPYTLLLYLLYRTPEALVRGAPVAYLFALLFLLSRLGEDSELKALLALGIRRERVLLPLLTLGALLALLGFLLGESLVPKALAQGQDLLRRQVLERPRTLLTPGTTFQDARGRVVYVGEVARERIGKLRILSQEEVILTGEGRFQGGVLQVGEGLRVTYEGDRPRTLTRFQEGELVLRDLTFEPWQNPANRMTLKELKAEVKRLRESGVKAGLEATTYYRRFAEPAASLIFALFATGLAFYLLGGSRSLGLVGVAVLTFLYYATWSVGRIMGEQNALDPILAAWGPNLFFGLMGLLLFLGGRR; this is encoded by the coding sequence GTGAAGACCCTGGACCGCTACCTCCTGCGCGAGGTCCTGGCCCATTTCGGCCTGGGGCTTGCGGCCATCGTCCTCCTCTTCCTGGCCGGGGCGGTCTACGAGGTGCTGGCCCCCCTGGTGGCCAAGGGCGCGGATCCCTACACCCTTCTCCTCTACCTCCTCTACCGCACCCCCGAGGCCCTGGTGCGGGGGGCTCCCGTGGCCTACCTTTTCGCCCTGCTCTTCCTCCTCTCCCGCCTGGGCGAGGACTCGGAGCTGAAAGCCCTTCTCGCCTTGGGTATCCGGCGGGAGCGGGTCCTGCTCCCCCTCTTGACCCTGGGGGCCCTTCTGGCCCTTTTGGGCTTCCTTCTGGGAGAAAGCCTGGTGCCCAAAGCCCTGGCCCAGGGGCAGGACCTCCTTCGCAGGCAGGTGCTGGAACGGCCCAGGACCCTTCTCACGCCAGGCACCACCTTTCAGGACGCCAGGGGCAGGGTGGTCTACGTGGGGGAGGTGGCCCGGGAGAGGATCGGAAAGCTTAGAATCCTTTCGCAGGAGGAGGTGATCCTGACGGGGGAGGGGAGGTTCCAAGGAGGGGTTTTGCAGGTGGGAGAGGGCCTAAGGGTCACCTACGAGGGGGATAGGCCCAGGACCCTGACCCGCTTTCAAGAGGGGGAACTGGTCCTCAGAGACCTCACCTTTGAGCCCTGGCAGAACCCGGCCAACCGCATGACCCTGAAGGAGCTTAAAGCGGAGGTGAAAAGGCTTAGGGAAAGCGGGGTGAAGGCGGGCCTCGAGGCCACCACCTACTACCGCCGCTTTGCCGAGCCCGCGGCCAGCCTCATCTTTGCCCTCTTCGCCACGGGGCTCGCCTTCTACCTGCTAGGGGGGTCCCGGAGCCTGGGGCTTGTAGGGGTGGCGGTCCTCACCTTCCTCTACTACGCCACCTGGAGCGTGGGGCGGATCATGGGGGAGCAGAACGCCTTGGATCCCATCCTGGCCGCCTGGGGGCCCAACCTGTTCTTTGGCCTCATGGGCCTCCTCCTCTTCCTGGGGGGGCGGAGGTGA
- a CDS encoding LptF/LptG family permease produces the protein MLGRYVLKEVLVPYLVGVLLFVALLTFDLLSSLSGVLLSRGAGVEAIAKLILYRLPWTLSLALPLGLVFAILVGLARLIRGSELKAAYAAGVPPWALLKPLALLALLVSLFNLLNLAELRPRALEAYDQHLARLLYGEGGLSGVLRKQLYAVEGLGVYYAEEVRPEVGQNRLHGIRVVDEQGLIYSGQEGVWDQEGWHFRGYVLEGEGPKPFAGTLPFPAQFRPKESLGSRDPYDSTTLRELWERSRVEPGARFAFHRRLADAFGGFLLGLVAAALGLSFREAAWAFLSIVLLIFGYYVLWTLSAQLARYDVNPLLAFLPNAFFAALALYLTWRLR, from the coding sequence GTGCTGGGCCGGTATGTCCTTAAGGAGGTCCTGGTCCCCTACCTGGTGGGGGTCCTGCTTTTCGTGGCCCTCCTCACCTTTGACCTCCTCTCCAGCCTCTCCGGGGTGCTCCTCAGCCGGGGAGCTGGCGTGGAGGCCATCGCCAAGCTCATCCTCTACCGCCTGCCCTGGACCCTAAGCCTGGCCCTTCCCTTGGGCCTGGTCTTTGCCATCCTGGTGGGCCTGGCCCGCCTCATCCGAGGGTCGGAGCTGAAGGCCGCCTACGCCGCGGGCGTACCCCCTTGGGCCCTTTTGAAACCCCTGGCGCTTTTGGCCCTTCTGGTGAGCCTCTTCAACCTCCTCAACCTGGCCGAGCTTCGCCCCCGGGCCCTCGAGGCCTACGACCAGCACCTGGCCCGGCTCCTCTACGGGGAAGGAGGCCTAAGCGGGGTGTTGCGCAAGCAGCTCTACGCGGTGGAGGGCCTTGGGGTCTACTATGCGGAGGAGGTGCGGCCCGAGGTGGGGCAAAACCGCCTCCACGGCATCCGGGTGGTGGACGAACAGGGCCTTATCTATAGCGGCCAGGAAGGGGTCTGGGACCAGGAGGGGTGGCACTTCCGCGGCTACGTCCTGGAGGGGGAAGGGCCCAAGCCCTTTGCCGGCACCCTTCCCTTCCCCGCCCAGTTCCGCCCCAAGGAAAGCCTGGGCTCCCGCGATCCCTACGACTCCACCACCCTGCGGGAGCTTTGGGAAAGGAGCCGGGTAGAGCCCGGCGCCCGCTTCGCCTTCCATCGCCGGCTGGCGGATGCCTTTGGGGGCTTCCTCCTGGGCTTGGTGGCGGCCGCCTTGGGCCTTTCCTTCCGGGAGGCCGCCTGGGCCTTCTTGAGCATCGTCCTCCTCATCTTCGGCTACTACGTGCTCTGGACCCTGAGCGCCCAGCTTGCCCGCTACGACGTGAACCCTCTCCTGGCCTTCCTCCCCAATGCCTTCTTCGCTGCCTTGGCCCTTTACCTCACCTGGAGGCTGAGGTGA